The proteins below come from a single Arthrobacter crystallopoietes genomic window:
- the yajC gene encoding preprotein translocase subunit YajC, with amino-acid sequence MFENVLTASNAQPQGGGIDFMTIALFVIFGLLIFMMFRKQKKAQAQMREKAEALQEKMHPGAQVMTAFGLYGTVVSVDRDENKVVIELSPGNTATVHTQAVNEVVDTESPAVPDDASALTGESSGNTAPSEPAEDPLNRLNEENNKDNK; translated from the coding sequence GTGTTCGAAAACGTCTTGACCGCCAGCAACGCGCAGCCGCAGGGCGGTGGCATCGACTTCATGACCATCGCGTTGTTCGTGATTTTCGGCCTGCTCATCTTCATGATGTTCCGCAAGCAGAAGAAGGCCCAGGCCCAGATGCGGGAAAAGGCTGAAGCGCTGCAGGAAAAAATGCATCCGGGCGCCCAGGTCATGACCGCGTTCGGGCTGTACGGCACCGTTGTCTCCGTGGACCGCGACGAGAACAAGGTTGTCATCGAGCTGTCGCCCGGCAATACGGCCACCGTACACACGCAGGCTGTCAACGAAGTAGTGGACACCGAAAGTCCTGCTGTACCGGATGATGCCTCGGCGTTGACGGGCGAGAGCAGCGGGAACACTGCCCCTTCGGAGCCGGCAGAGGACCCGTTGAACCGTCTCA
- the ruvB gene encoding Holliday junction branch migration DNA helicase RuvB, with product MASDADRDSLVSAAGEAEERAIESALRPKNLSDFVGQARVRQQLSLVLEASRIRERTADHVLLSGPPGLGKTTLAMIIAAEMNAPLRISSGPAIQHAGDLAAILSSLTEGEILFLDEIHRMSRPAEEMLYMAMEDFRVDIIVGKGAGATAIPLDLPPFTLVGATTRAGLLPGPLRDRFGFTGHLEFYSTQELELVLRRSAMLLDLKINSAGFAEIAGRSRGTPRIANRLLRRVRDWALVHGVEEIDARTAAAALDMYEVDARGLDRLDRSVLSALVTKFGGGPVGLSTLAIAVGEESETVETVAEPYLVREGLLGRTPRGRVATAAAWAHLGIEMPESAVRTGADLFTVLAEDEQGFCDN from the coding sequence ATGGCATCCGACGCGGACCGCGACTCCCTGGTGTCGGCGGCGGGGGAAGCGGAGGAGCGGGCCATCGAATCCGCGCTGCGCCCGAAGAACCTCTCGGATTTTGTGGGCCAGGCCCGGGTCCGCCAACAGCTCTCCCTGGTGCTCGAAGCCTCCCGGATTCGCGAACGGACGGCGGACCATGTTCTGCTCTCCGGCCCGCCAGGCCTGGGAAAAACCACGTTGGCCATGATTATTGCTGCCGAAATGAATGCGCCGCTGCGCATCAGCTCGGGACCGGCGATCCAGCATGCCGGCGACCTGGCTGCCATTCTGTCCTCGCTGACAGAGGGTGAGATCTTGTTTCTGGATGAAATCCACCGCATGTCCCGTCCCGCCGAAGAAATGCTCTATATGGCGATGGAGGACTTCCGCGTCGACATAATCGTCGGCAAGGGGGCGGGGGCTACGGCGATCCCCCTGGACCTGCCGCCGTTCACCTTGGTCGGCGCTACCACGAGGGCGGGGCTGCTGCCCGGGCCGCTGCGTGACCGCTTTGGATTTACCGGGCACCTGGAGTTCTATTCAACCCAGGAGCTCGAACTGGTGCTTCGCCGCTCTGCAATGCTGCTCGATCTGAAGATCAATTCGGCCGGTTTCGCGGAAATTGCCGGTCGCTCCCGCGGGACGCCGCGCATTGCCAACAGGTTGTTGCGCCGTGTCCGGGACTGGGCGCTGGTCCACGGGGTGGAGGAAATCGATGCCCGGACGGCGGCCGCCGCACTGGACATGTATGAAGTGGATGCCCGCGGGCTGGATCGTCTGGACCGCTCGGTACTCAGTGCGTTGGTCACCAAGTTCGGTGGCGGCCCTGTTGGGCTGTCCACGCTGGCGATCGCCGTGGGGGAGGAGTCCGAGACCGTTGAAACGGTGGCGGAACCGTACCTGGTCCGTGAAGGTCTGCTGGGCCGGACTCCGAGGGGACGCGTGGCGACTGCTGCCGCCTGGGCTCATCTGGGGATCGAGATGCCGGAATCGGCGGTCCGGACTGGTGCTGACCTGTTTACGGTACTGGCCGAAGACGAACAGGGTTTCTGCGACAACTGA